The nucleotide window GCTTTTCCTCTTCTTCGGGGAAAAGACTGTAATCTATTTCTACCCGGTTGCCAGGATGTATTTTATCAATCGTGTTTTTGATGGTGAACAGCAGCTCGTCCATTCGTACCTGGCCCCAGTCCTGCTTTTTGCCGTCAAAACCTGTTTGTGCCAGATGCAACAGGCTTTTGGTAATATGTTCCAGTCTGCCGGCCTCACTGAGGATATTCCGTAAAGCGGCCACATAGTTTTCCTGCGTCCTGCTTTTATTGAGGGCCAGCTCCGCTTCTCCGATGATGGCGGTAAGTGGTGTACTTAGCTCATGCGAGGCATTGCTGACAAAGTTGTTCTGTGTTTCGAAGGCTGTTTCCAGGCGGTCCAGCATGTTGTTAAATGTCGTGGCCAGTTCGTTGATCTCATCCCGGCTTTGTTTGGCATCCAGCCGCAGATGCAGGTTACGCGAGCTGATGCTTTTTACCTGGTTCATGATATCCCGGATAGGCCGGAGGATATACCGGGAGAAGAAGATACCTGTGCCGATGAGGATGGCTGCCGAAACCACAAAACAGATCAGCAGTATCTTACGCAGCCAGGCCAGGTATTCACTGCTGTACTGGTTGATGGCCGACACTATAACGATATACAGCCCCTGCTTGCTTTTATACAGCACGCCTTCATAAAAGCGATTGCCATTGCGGTGGGTGGCCTTGTTTTGGGTGAGCACCTGGTGATAAAAGCTGGCAGGCAGTTTCAGCGTACTGTCCTGGTTGATTTGTCCTCTTCCGCTTACCTGCAGCAGGTATTCTTTTTCTGAGGGTAGTTTTTCCAGATGTTCATCGCGTATTTCGTTATAGATCACGGAGTCTTCCTCATAATAGGGCAGGGAAGCCTTAGCGGTAATGTAGGCGCGTATCTCCAGCCGTTTGTAAAAATCTTCAAAGGAATGCTGGTTGGCAAAATAATACACCAGGATGCTCATCACCATGATGGTGGAGATGGTGAGCCCTGCAAAGATGAGCAATATCTGGGTACGTATCTTCATTCGTTTTCCTTCAGCATGTAACCCAGTCCGGTAACGGTTTGTATCAGTTCCGGCAGGTTGTTTTTGTTGATTTTTTTCCGGAGATAGTTAATGTAAACATCGACCACTTTTGTATTGGTGTTGAAATCGATGCCCCACACCTGTTCCAGTATTTCCATACGCGACAGTACTTTGCGCGGATTTTTCATCAGATATTCCAGCAACCGGTATTCGGTGGCGGTGAGCTGTATGGTGTTCCCCTGTCTGTTGGCGGCTTTGGTGTCGGTATTTAGTTCCAGGTCACCCAGCTGAAGCAGGGCAGCCTGTTCTGCTGCCGGTACTACGGGAACGGCTATATTACTTTTCCGCCGCAGCAGGCTGCGTATGCGCGCTTCCAGCTCGGCCAGCTTAAACGGTTTTACCAGATAGTCGTCTGCGCCACTATCCAGTCCCATGACAATATTTTCTGTGGTGCCCAGTGCGGTGAGCATCAGGATAGGAGTAGAGAGCTGTGCATTACGCAGTGACCGGCATACTTCTATCCCATTCATATTGGGCAACATCACATCCAGTATGATCAGTACAAAAGAGGGATTGTCCAGCGCCATACGCAGACCGCTGGTGCCATCAGGCGCTACGCTTACCTCATAGCCGGCTTCCGCCAAACCGCGTGTGATAACCGATACCACAGCAGGTTCGTCCTCTATCAATAATAATTTCATACATCAACAAATATAGGACATGTCAACTAAAGGTCATCCCTGGCAAAATATTTCTATCTTGCGAAAGGAAAAATAAGAACCATTGATCTATGTCTTACCTCTATAGTTATGTTGACCTGGACGAACAAATCATAGCTGCCGGCGGTGAACCCAAAGTGCTGGAAGCCTTATGGAACGGCAATGCCCATGATTGGCGTCTTTACCTGAACTTGTATGTTCAATCTCAAAACGGCCCGCTGGAAAAGCATTATTTAGGTGATATTATGCTGCCACCGGATTTCTGGGTCCCTGAGGGAGAAACGTCGCCCTGGCCGGAAACATTCCTGGCAAAGGAATGGGGAAAAATGGCCGTACAACAATATGGCCTCGAATTTTATTTCCCTTCCCCCGATTATCCGGAGTCGAACTGTCCGGCCTGGACCGAAAGGCAGCTGGGCATCCCTTGTGCAGACTGTGGTAAACTGATCATGCCTCACATATCCGAACACGTGTCAAAGGAAATATGCTACCACTGCTCTCTGAAAAGAAAAAACAAAGAAGCACTGCAGTCCGATGAACCGTTATACAATGTTGCACATCTGATAAAAATCGCCAATGGAACGCCGGAGTCGCTGTTCCCCGGACATTTCAATGAGTTTAAGGAACTGTTCCCGCCATTGTTGGAGGATATGGATACAACGGCCTGGGAAAATACCGACAACTGGACTGCAGCAGACCTGCCTTTAGCAGCAGTGTTGAAATGGAAGGAACAGCATAGCCAGGACATCCGGGATGAGTTGCAGCCCTTTCAAACTTACAAAGAGCCTTCCGTGCAGCTGGAGTTTGAAGGAACGAATTATTATTTTGATGATGCTGAACTCGAGTCATATGACCGGTTATATTACGTCATCATCGGATACAATATTATCGCAGAGGCCCTGGAAGAAACTTCCACGTTCAGGCTCTGTTTCGGCAGGAACATTACTTACCGGGAAGATGCTTTTATGCATTTTGTCCGTAATGCAGGAGAAGGCCCAATCAGCATAGCTGCTGTCATTGACCATTACAAAGACATGTTATCTCCGGAAGAAACAACAGCTATCCTGCAACAACTGTCTCAGAAAGGTGCTCTGCTAATACAGAATGATCACATTTCCGTTACGCAAATCGGGTCCTTTATTCCCTGATAGTTACTCTGATTTCAGTGACTGCACCGGATTGGCCAGTGCCGCCCTGATCGTCTGAAAGCTAATGGTGATCAGGGCTATCAGCAACGTCAGCAATCCTGACGCACAGAATATCCACCCGGAGATCGTTGTACGGTAAGCGAAATTGTCCAGCCAGTGGTTCATCACCACCCAGGTGAGTGGTGTGGAAATTACGGTGGCGATGAGTATCAGATAAATAAAATCTTTGGAAAGAAGCCCGGTGATATGTGCCGCGGAAGCCCCCAGCACCTTGCGGATACCGATTTCCTTGGTACGTTTGGTGATACTGAAAGCGGTTAGCCCCAGAATGCCCAGACAGGTGATAAACAAGGTAAAGAAAGAAAATATCTCCACGATCTTACCAAATTGTTGATCTCCTTTATACTGTTGGTTGTACAGGTCATCGAGGAAGCGGTATTCAAAAGGATAGCCGGGATGCTGCTGTTCCCATACACGCCTGATCTGTGCTACGGTAGCAGGCATATCAGCCGTTTTAACTTTTATGGAATAAAAAAGCCCTGATTCCTGGTACCAGTGTATCATGGGGCGTAGTGCGTCTTTGAGTGATTGTTGGTGGTAATCTTCTGTTACACCTACAATGGTGGAGTATTTCTTTTCCCTGGAGAAGGGCATAGATAACTTACCGCCGATGGCCGCTTCTGGGCTGCTGAAACCCAGCAGCCGGGCTGCCTCTTTGTTGATCACCGCATCGCCACCATTAGTGCTGCCAGCTATAAAATTGCGTCCGGCTGCCATTTTGATACTCATAGTTGGAACAAAGCCGGCATCAATGCCGTACATGTAGAAGTTGTATCCCTGGCCGGTATTGGAGCCATACTGACTGATACCGATGGTTGTACTGAGCATGTTGAGTTCTATACCCGGAATAGCCGTGGAAACTGACACCTGTTGTACCTGCGGCAGCTGCAACAGCGCATTTTTAAAGGCCACTGCTTCCTTTTGCAGGATACTATCCTGTTCATTGTAAGTACCAATAACCTCCAATACCTGTTCGGTATGAAGGCCGATTGACTGGCTGCGGAGATAAGCCAGTTGCCGGTATACGATCAGTGAAGCAGAAAGCACCACCAACGCTGCAGTAAACTGCCCGGTCACCAGTGCCTTTCTGAATATAACGCCTTTAACAGTCCCGGTAAAGGTACGTTTGGTAACACTCACCGGCTGAACACCCGACAATACCACCGCCGGATAAATACCGGAAAGCAGACAGTTGAGTACAAACAAACCCGCGACCATTGCCCAAAACAGCGGATCAGTGAAAAATCCGGTATCTGCAGATCTGTCTGCCAGATTGTAATAAAGAGGTAAAAACAAGTTGATCAATACGAGGGCGCAGCCCATAGCCAGCAGGTTGATCATCACGGTTTCGATCATAAACTGCCCTACCAGCATTCCCCTGGAGGAACCTAAAGCCTTGCGCATACCGGTTTCCCTTACTCTTTCGGAAGAACGGGCGGTAGTCAGATTGATATAGTTAACAGAACCTATCAGAAGAATAAGCAGGGCCGTTACCAGTAGAAAACGAACCGTCTTAATATCACCGTTGGTTTCAGGTTCAAAGGTTTTATGCGAGAACAGATGAATGTCCTTGATAGGTTGGGCCGTGAAAATGTTCTCTTTTATTTTTTCCCTGGATAGTTTCTTCAGTTTTTCATTGAGTGTAATAAGGCTGCTGTGGGGCATCAGCTGCACATAGGTGTAGGTATTGTTGCCTTGCCAGGAGTCGAGATCGGCGTTGATGGTGGTGGGCAATGATGCATAGGAGAAGAGCACATTGATTTTCAGGTGGGTATTTTCAGGCAGATCGTGAATGATACCGCTGATGGTAAATACCTTGTTTTGGGTTTGCAGGGTCCGGCCTTTTACATCGGTCCGGCCAAAGAGCTTTCTGGCGGAGGATTCGGTGAGCACTACCTGAAAAGGGCTGCTCAGGGCAGTGGCCGGATCTCCGTCAATAAACCGGTAATTAAAAATGCTGAATATGGAAGGATCGGCGGCATAGAGCCGGTTTATCCGGATAACTTTATTTCCCTGTCTGATCTCCTGGAACTCTCCCATAGATTGCAGGCGCGCATAATCTTTCACTTCCGGCATGTCTTTTTTCATCATCGGTCCCAGCGGATAGTGGGTTTCACAGTCCGTTACCACAAATTCGGCGCCCTTGTACCGA belongs to Chitinophaga sp. HK235 and includes:
- a CDS encoding HAMP domain-containing sensor histidine kinase, whose amino-acid sequence is MKIRTQILLIFAGLTISTIMVMSILVYYFANQHSFEDFYKRLEIRAYITAKASLPYYEEDSVIYNEIRDEHLEKLPSEKEYLLQVSGRGQINQDSTLKLPASFYHQVLTQNKATHRNGNRFYEGVLYKSKQGLYIVIVSAINQYSSEYLAWLRKILLICFVVSAAILIGTGIFFSRYILRPIRDIMNQVKSISSRNLHLRLDAKQSRDEINELATTFNNMLDRLETAFETQNNFVSNASHELSTPLTAIIGEAELALNKSRTQENYVAALRNILSEAGRLEHITKSLLHLAQTGFDGKKQDWGQVRMDELLFTIKNTIDKIHPGNRVEIDYSLFPEEEEKLSVSGNEQLLELALSNIVMNAIKYSNNQPVSIALAATDLKVLINVKDMGIGIPQADLPYIFSPFFRASNTGHFKGYGIGLPLAMNIIRMHKGDIIVHSQVNAGTEIRVELPL
- a CDS encoding response regulator transcription factor, translated to MKLLLIEDEPAVVSVITRGLAEAGYEVSVAPDGTSGLRMALDNPSFVLIILDVMLPNMNGIEVCRSLRNAQLSTPILMLTALGTTENIVMGLDSGADDYLVKPFKLAELEARIRSLLRRKSNIAVPVVPAAEQAALLQLGDLELNTDTKAANRQGNTIQLTATEYRLLEYLMKNPRKVLSRMEILEQVWGIDFNTNTKVVDVYINYLRKKINKNNLPELIQTVTGLGYMLKENE
- a CDS encoding ABC transporter permease, which translates into the protein MLLYIPIPTNYPVMLLNYLKIAWRNLNKNRFYTLINVLGLALATAAFLLIIHYVRFEYSYENFYTHADDIYRVTIDRYKGAEFVVTDCETHYPLGPMMKKDMPEVKDYARLQSMGEFQEIRQGNKVIRINRLYAADPSIFSIFNYRFIDGDPATALSSPFQVVLTESSARKLFGRTDVKGRTLQTQNKVFTISGIIHDLPENTHLKINVLFSYASLPTTINADLDSWQGNNTYTYVQLMPHSSLITLNEKLKKLSREKIKENIFTAQPIKDIHLFSHKTFEPETNGDIKTVRFLLVTALLILLIGSVNYINLTTARSSERVRETGMRKALGSSRGMLVGQFMIETVMINLLAMGCALVLINLFLPLYYNLADRSADTGFFTDPLFWAMVAGLFVLNCLLSGIYPAVVLSGVQPVSVTKRTFTGTVKGVIFRKALVTGQFTAALVVLSASLIVYRQLAYLRSQSIGLHTEQVLEVIGTYNEQDSILQKEAVAFKNALLQLPQVQQVSVSTAIPGIELNMLSTTIGISQYGSNTGQGYNFYMYGIDAGFVPTMSIKMAAGRNFIAGSTNGGDAVINKEAARLLGFSSPEAAIGGKLSMPFSREKKYSTIVGVTEDYHQQSLKDALRPMIHWYQESGLFYSIKVKTADMPATVAQIRRVWEQQHPGYPFEYRFLDDLYNQQYKGDQQFGKIVEIFSFFTLFITCLGILGLTAFSITKRTKEIGIRKVLGASAAHITGLLSKDFIYLILIATVISTPLTWVVMNHWLDNFAYRTTISGWIFCASGLLTLLIALITISFQTIRAALANPVQSLKSE